atattgaCGTGTTACCGTGTTTTTACCGTATTAACGGCGGTGTGGTTCGCGGCTTTGGACTTCCCTAGAAAATACCTTAATTTAACCAGAACGTACTCCCTATATTCAATAGTCACTGAGTGGGAGTGCGTCTTTTTACCGTGTTAACGCATCTCTACCCTATTAACGGCTGTGCGTTCGCGTCTTTTGGACCTTTTCGAGTCTCTGGAAAGTAGCAGACTTTGTGCGCCCCTTTATTTCACCCGGCCATACTCTATCTATAGTACGGTCACGGAGTAAGACGGCGTGTTTTTGCCGTATTAGCGCGTTTTTACCCTACGTACGGCGGTGCGGTCCGCGTCTTTCGGACCTTCTCGCCCATCGGGTTCTCCCGTCGCGGACTTCTCGCTCCCCTTTCCCCTCTGCCATGATGGCGCCGTGGACTCAGacccgtgcgtgcgtgtggctcACGCGCTACATGCTCCTGACCGCGCTGCTCGCGCCCCTCCTCGCCTCGCAGTACCACGGTGAGAAGGGCATCTCTATCCCGGAGCACGGCTTCTGCCAGCCCATCTCCATCCCCCTGTGCACGGACATCGCCTACAACCAGACCATCATGCCCAACCTGCTGGGTCACACCAACCAGGAGGACGCCGGGCTGGAGGTGCACCAGTTCTACCCGCTGGTGAAGGTGCAGTGCTCCCTGGACCTCAAGTTCTTCCTGTGCTCCATGTACGCCCCGGTGTGCACGGTCCTGGAACAGGCCATCCCGCCCTGCCGCTCCCTGTGTGAGCGCGCCCGCCAGGGCTGCGAGGCGCTCATGAACAAGTTTGGCTTCCAGTGGCCGGAGCGACTGCGCTGCGAGAACTTCCCGGTCCACGGCGCCGGGGAGATCTGCGTGGGGCAGAACACGACGGACTCGGACTCGTCGCCGCCGGCGTCGGCCTCTCGCCCGACGCCGCACCTCCCCGACCTGGTGACGCTCCCGCCCTTCAGCGGCCGCGGCCCCAAGCCGTTCTCCTGCCCGCTGGAGCTCCAGGTGCCCTCGTACCTGAACTATAACTTCATGGGCGTGAAGGACTGCGGCGCCCCCTGCGAGCTCGCCAAGCCCCACGGCCTCATGTAtttcagggaggaggagctgaagttTGGGAAGCTTTGGGTGGGCGTTTGGTCGATCCTGTGCTGCGTGAGCACCCTGTTCACCGTGCTCACCTATCTGGTGGACATGAGGCGGTTCCGCTACCCCGAGCGGCCCATCATCTTCCTGTCGGGCTGTTACTTCATGGTGGCGGTGGTCTACACGGCCGGCTTCTTCCTGGACGACAAGGCGGTCTGCATCGACAAGTTCAAGGAGAACGGGTACCGCACGGTGGCCCAGGGCACCAAAAAGGAGGGCTGCACCATCCTCTTCATGATCCTGTACTTCTTCGGAATGGCGTCGTCCATCTGGTGGGTCATACTGTCCCTGACCTGGTTCCTCTCGGCGGGGATGAAGTGGGGCCACGAGGCCATCGAGGCCAACTCCCAGTACTTCCACCTGGCGGCGTGGGCGGTGCCCGCCGTGAAGACCATCACCATCCTGGCCATGGGCCAGGTGGACGGCGACCTCCTCACGGGCGTCTGCTACGTGGGCATCCACGACGTGGACTCGCTGCGGGGCTTCGTGCTGGCGCCGCTCTTCGTCTACCTCTTCATCGGGACGTCCTTCCTGCTGGCGGGCTTCGTGTCCCTGTTCCGGATCCGGACCATCATGAAGCACGACGGCACCAAGACGGAGAAGCTGGAGAAGCTGATGGTGCGCATCGGGGTGTTCTCGGTGCTGTACACGGTGCCCGCCACCATCGTCATCGCCTGCTACTTCTACGAGCAGGCCTTCCGGCCGCAGTGGGAGCGCACGTGGCACCAGCAGACGTGTAAGCGCTTCGCCGTGCCCTGCCCGGCGGGGGACTTCGCCCCGGTCACCCCCGACTTCACGGTCTTCATGATCAAGTACCTGATGACCATGATCGTGGGGATCACGTCGGGGTTCTGGATCTGGTCGGGGAAGACGCTGCAGTCCTGGAGGAGGTTCTACCGCAGGTTGACTAATAGCGCGCAGGGCGAGACCACCGTGtagaccctccccccctttgCCAACAGGACTGTAGGCCTGTTGGcgaaaggggagagggggtcagggaggggggggacgaaCAGTTAGAAGGACTAAAAGGACCTGTGGATTTATTGGAGCTTGAGTCAAGGACgtgggttcacacacacacatgcacacggtgGGCGTTGAGGATCTGAGGAGATGGATTCTGTAAGAGGGTGTTCTGCCAGAGTGTCCTGTGAGAGGAGTGTGTCCTCCAGAAATGTGTCTGAGAGGAGTGTTTCCTCAAAGAGTGTATCCTCCAAAGAGTGATCTCCTCAAAGAGTGTTCTCAAGAAACGTTAGTTCCCTCCTGGCCTGACTCAGAGGGTCTGTGGTCCTCCCCCGGTCCTGAACCGCCCTCAGTTCCCCCTGGGACCCCCGACGCCAAGACGTTCTCTACGGTACCTcactgaggaccccccccccccctccacgtcTCAAAGACTGATTTCTATTTTTCTAGTCCCCCCGTGGACAAAGCGATGACGTCTGTACGGAGTGAGCCCCTCCCGCCACATTAAGTGTTCCTGTTCTGTTTCTCTtcatggttttgttttgttcaccGACGGACTGTGACCGGACGGTATGGATGTGGTTTTCAGCGGACCTTGGTGTGGGTCTCGAACCCTCAACCCTAAACTAAAGCCCATCCACTGTCCTAACGGCACTAAGATGGCCGCCGCCGGGGCAGacttaagttttttttattttgcccaTTCCTTACACTCCTGTGTGGTTCTTTTTCAAGTATTCTTTTCCAAGTTTATGGTGCTGCTAATTTCATATTTGTTTAGCCAGGCTATCTCGCTTAGCACAGGCTAGTTTAGCACAGGCTCGCTCGGCACAGCCTAGCTCAGCCATGATCTTAAAAACAACTGAAGAATTtcaccattcacacacaaacacatcttttCTAAAAACCTGTTATGGAAAATATCAGAAAATCTGCCTCATTTTAAACGCTGAACATAATTTGTAAATATACACTCGTTGACAGAACATATGTATTtataagatttttttttagaaaaccttgtttttttcttaaaggacttctttgtttcttttttttgatgCGCAGCAAGTTGTACCTGTAcagttttacaaaataaacagtTTGTTAAAAAAAGTCTGCTCTCTGGTGTGTTTATTGGACTTTTTAGACTCCTAAAAACTAAACTCGGACTGATGTATGTtgcacttaaaaacagtacttGGCATGGTATAgcgtcttaccctagctatTGGTGTTatatatggggaatgggttaacctagtgattgttagtactATGAACCTCCTCACTGTtcccacagagatatattgttatttttctttttttctgacaaatggacttttGGTAAGTcgccaaccctaaccctttactaAGGGAATAGTTTTCATATTTAGTAAGATAGTTTTCATGTTAGTAAAGTTACTACTTCATTTCAAATGTAAATGTGAGTCAGTCTCCACAGAGTACAGTATGGTTAACAACGCGGTATTTAACTAGTTCAACTAGTACAGTATGGCTAACTACACATGTGTTTAACTATTTAACTATTATATCTCTGCAGAGTACAGTATGGCTAACAACGCATTAAACTAGTTACACATGTGCTTAAACTAGTTAAACCCGTGTAGTTGGCCACACTACTAGTTAaacctctctgtttctgtctctgcaCTGACGCCCTCTCAGAGCTCGTTCGGGGGGGCCAGGAGGAACACGTCGCAGGCTGGGGGGGAGAACGGCTCTGGAAGGCTTAGGCCGGCGTTCCGGGGCTGGAATTGGATCCATCATGCtctcctcccccgccctcccccgcctccctttGTCCCGGCCTCAGTATGTGGAGGAACAAGGCCTCCTGTGTCTCAGAGGACGGGTGcaggctggagggagagggttagaggAAGTGGACTCTGAGGTGGGAGAGGGTCCAAAAAGACATGATGGGAGAAAAGCTCGTCTTCATTTTAATTAACTTTTTGTTGGAATGCCTAACTCCTACTTCCTACTCCCTAGCTCCTACTTCCTACCCCCTAGCTCCtacttccttcctcctcctactcccggcttccttcctcctcttacTCTTCCTACACCCTACTCCCggttttataaaaataatgatTTGAGAGAAGTCGCTCTTAAGTGTACTCTGATTTTGTTGTGATTCAAACGTAAAGTGAATTAATCTATAAAGTACATAATTTGTTAATTTAACTTAATCTAACCCGTCTAAAGATCacaaggtgcgtgtgtgtttgtctaattgtgtgtgtgtgtgtctaacttctaactttgtgtttctaactttatgtgtgtatgtttaactTTGTGTATTTCtaactttgtgtgtttgtctaactgtgtgtgtgtgtgagtgtgtctctctaACTTCTGTTTCTaactttatgtgtgtatgtttaactttgtgtgtgtttgtctaactgtgtgtgtgttagaaactTTGCGTTTCTAActttaagtgtgtttgtgtgtttctaaccGGACACGGGACCCTATGTAGAGAGCCCTACCCACAGGCCGCAGTGGATCCAGGTATGTTCGACCGTGGGACCAAGCTCTATAAGTTCCTCAGCATTGGGTTCAAATCCCTCCGGGTCTGAGAACTATAGAACCAAAGAGGGCGTGGCTTGAACCTCCAATACATTCTTCAGTCACGTGCAACAAGTTTATAAAGTACATCAACATTTAGCAGACCaagagcgacttacaataagtccattagtctttagaaagagaaacaacaatatctctgtgggtacagtgaggatgttcatagaaccaagtgccaagcactaaccatcactaggttaaccaatttccccgtagacaacacagatagctagggtaagacgctacacaatgctaaggactgattttaagtgccaggatgtattTTGCATTAGTTATTTTAGATTTAGACTTCGTCAATTAAATGAATATAACTACTACAGACAAACCTGTTCACTGAACACTCTGTGACCTCGAAGTTTATTATGATattttacagagagagagagagagagaggcgctagcccccctcccccatcaccgGACCGAGCCAGTAGCCCAGAagaagtctctctctccagcctccCCCCTACAaggccctctgtctcccccgtctcccccccccgccccacatcTGGTAGTGTTTTGCAGTGTGAGGTATCCCAGTGTTGGAAATGTGAtctacagaaagagagaggccaaGACCcacagggggagaagggggagagagagaccggcccGGGACccacggggggagaggggtcagTTTACTGCTCTGACTCCCCTACCCCCTATACCCTAATCCCTAACTCCTACCCCCTCCCTGTCATGTCTCTCTTGTAaatgctcccccccctcctctctccccccctttccatttccctcgtccctctctccctcccctccccctccacggcCTCCGGTGAAATCAGACTCTGTCCAAATAAATACTCCCACTCCGACCCCCCTTTTCCCGCAGCGCACACGCCCGACGCTCTCGGCCAAGACCCGCTgcttcacaataaaagcgtcGCTGCTGAGCCACATAAAAGCCCCGTGAAACATCCGTCTGCGTGTAAACAGACACGGAACGGGTTTACGCAACGAGACGCGGACCTTTGACGCGCAAAGACTTGTTTTAAGAcgacaccgtgtgtgtgtgtgtgtgtgtgtgtgtgtgtgtgtgtgtgtgtgtgtgtgtgtgtgtgtgtgtgtgtgtgtgtgtgtgtgtgtgtgtgtgtgtgtgtgtgtgtgcgctcgcgaGTGCGTGGAACttggcatgtgtgtttgtgtgtatctgtgcgcgcgcgtgtctaactttgtgtgtgtgtgtgtgtgtgtgtgtgtgtgtgtgtgtgtgtgtgtgtgtgtgtgtgtgtgtgtgtgtgtgtgtgtgtgtgtgtgtgtgtgtgtgtgtgtgtgtgtgtgtgtgtgtgtgcgtgcgtgtccctcGGTATGTTCCTCTTACTTTTAAACAACACGTCGTTCTGTTTGGTACGGACAAATATTATCAACTCGGAGATCGGGTTTTAGCTTCGGTCAATGTCGGTATTTTCCGTGACGGTTTTATTATCCAAGTCACACGTTCTTCGGTGGGAGGATTTAGAGTAACTGAAGAGCTTCAGGAGTCGATTAGGGGATTATAAAGTGACTATTGTCTGCTGGTGTCTCCTAATCAGAGGCATAATGGGGCAAATAACCCTTCTACGCATTTGCATAATTTGCCTTTACGCATATGCGATAAGGTCGTTTACGTTATCgtttaaatcaaatctatcCAAAATGGTTCGTTCTTTTCAAGAACATCAACTCCTTTACGGATATCCTGAATCACAGTTCGGGTTTTTTGCATTCATTCAAACTTTTTCTCAGCCATCTCTCGTGATCCTTCAATTGATTGGCTCAGAGCGCCCCCTGGCGGACGGAAGGTGGAACGAGACACATGTTCATCTGATGATCTCGATGGTTTAAAAATGGTTTAACTTACAACTtacaatacaggccagtacaggccaccGTAGCTTCTCCTACGTCGTTTTCATCGATTTTAATTCTGCTGTCCGAAAAAATGCGGCTAATTTATATTAGGCCTACAAGGGATAGAAGAAATGAAGTTTGACCATTGCAATTACATGAAATATCAACGTGAGGTCACTGGATAGAAGGGTTACTAGGTAATTGCCGTAGTTTAATCAACTAATGACTTGGTTTAGGGAGTCTTGGCATCgagttaagtgtgtgtgtgtgtgtgtgtgtgtgtgtgtgtgtgtgtgtgtgtgtgtgtgtgtgtgtgtgtgtgtgtgtgtgtgtgtgtgtgtgtgttttgttttctgtagactatgtttaaaaataaaaccataCAACATTGTCTCTGTGTGGGAGTGATTAAGATACATTTTTGAAATGTCTGACTTTGTGTATGAATATGTACTTGAGTGTGGTTACCGGTCCTGCACAATTGCGGTGATCGTCCGTTACACTGGGCCTGGTTTCCCGATAACGAGGTGCATGACCGCGTTCTAAAAGATATATCAGTCTTTGCGGATAAAACATTGCTCGAAATCCTTCTAGTAGgcctaaacatttatttaaccatgggcgaacatagcatagcctacactaatttaaaaaaatatatagaaaaatatacattttgaaatgaaaGCTGCATTTTGAATAGTTCATTTGGGGGGTTGAAAAAAGTGTTTCGACCACTTTACGTTCACTCGTTTTTTTACAATGGTTTATTCGTTTCCCAGTAAAATAACCTGCTTCCAATTTAATTTCCTCAATTTAGAAGACAATTTTGTTCATTTTTGATTTGTAAAATcaatacaatttattttggaAGTTGTGAGATTTTGAAATTGTTGGAAGCGAGTCGAGCTGACCTCTATGGAATtccaagaaggccactaactggccctggaatatggaaagccaagaaggccactaactggccctagaatggcgcggtaaaagtgcaaaaccgcacggaaaccgtacggaatccgtacggtttttAAAtgactaatgccgcttttccactgcatggtaccagctcgacacgactcgactcgactcgactcagctcgccttttttgcgtttccaccgcgaaaacatggtatctggtacctgaagtggctgctttttctagtaccgcctcgctctaggttccaagcggctgagccgatgctaaaaggtgacgtcggcagacggccggccactgattggccagagagtgtgacgaagtcacgagagctacatggcaaccatgctggtaacagccatagcagcgccgcagccaacatattccacttcttcaacatgccagctaataatacgaacacgaataccatcgcatcgatgttctccattgttgttatgtgggttctgtccatgtgtgggttacgtaggtgttgtttgggtcgcgtacaaaaatacgtcacggccctttcgcgcagccgaccccgcccacgtcccggaggtactatttgcggtggaaaaggacccgcgctgctaccgtgtcgagtcgtgtcgagtcgtgtcgtgtcgagtcgagctacatgtgcggtggaaaagcggcataatgccgcttttccactgcatggtaccagctcgacacgactcgactcgactcgactcagctcgccttttttgcgtttctaccgcgaaaacatggtatctggtacctgaagtggctgctttttctagtaccgcctcgctctaggttccaagcggctgagccgatgctaaaaggtgacgtcggcagacggccggccactgattggccagagagtgtgacgaagtcacgagagcgacatggcaaccatgctggtaacagccatagcagcgccgcagccaacatattccacttcttcaacatgccagctaataatacgaacacgaataccatcgcatcgatgttctccattgttgttatgtgggttctgtccatgtgtgggttacgtaggtgttgtttgggtcgcgtacaaaaatacgtcacggccctttcgcgcagccgaccccgcccacgtcccggaggtactatttgcggtggaaaaggacccgcgctgctaccgtgtcgagtcgtgtcaagtcgtgtcgtgtcgagtcgagctacatgtgcggtggaaaagcggcataatagccgcggacaacacacacacacacacacgcacacgcacgcacacactttaaacacaatggtaaagcaataggagcctgcattggctaaagttgttgggatgcacgttattttataacagggcgaggcaaagttgtgcattacaatgcaaacacgacaataattggcaccattcttgcgcactcagaagaacaatgaactgaataaatggtATAGGCCAGGTATAGGCCTAGCATattggagacgggcacacaatgaGTGCACtggcaaatgagagcctgcagtatgaccgatcttgtgacattatttaaccatccatctacagctaatacgatcagacagatacatcattgatcacatataagcccacaacaagcccaacatcaacacagcaggtgcgctctctctctctccctcgcacattcacacaaggcaaggcaaggcaaggcaactttatttatatagcacttttcatacacaaggcagactcaaagtgcttcacatataaacattgtcatacaataaaataaaataatagataagtaaaagaaaaacatatgcaaagaaatgggtaaaatagaaaaaggcattttagtattaaaatagaaaataaggCAAAGTTAAAGCAAGGCAGcaaggctgtttcactaagaccacaaacaaccgcAACTAACCagcatatccacaacaatgcacaactatcagttctatacattgcgtctatcttctgtttggccagcccagtcgccaagaaaatacgtctacggtgtacgtttccatgaacactggatacgtagcatttcaacgtaaaaaatagcgtgttatacctacagtatccacgtatgccgctgtggaggcgggtttcggggtttgggtttcacggctttcgcggcaaattgtggacacgattgtttaggggggggggggggggagacacgtttgttgaggggggggggggggacacacgtttgtaggggggggggagacacgtttgtagggggggggggggacacgttagttgaaggggggggggggacacgtttgttgagggggggggagacacgtttgtaggggggggcacgctcgacaacgagagttggtttttattgaacgctcgacaacgagagttggtttttattgaacgagacttcaacacggaacagctgcacgaaacgatggtcacgtcactctcggtgacggtgtcgacaataatgaacacacgaacaatgttaatagaacaacacacaaccacataacatcccgaacccatcaaccccacttaatcctaacaacaaaacaagtcaacaaaagccccatttgtcaactgagaaccccaattcccagaatcccccgcggctccggaacacggcgtagcttatattaatctttattatctgaatgggcaatgcaatattttaggacagatacaccattaaacgcgtttctaatgacatttctagcgagaaatttacattttccttacataatcttcagtcagtgaatgtgtatgatctttattaatctttattatctgaatgggaaatgcaatattttaggaccgattcaccgttaaacgtgtttctaataacatttctagcgagaaatatactttttacttgcataatcttcagtcagtgattttgtctgatctttagttttatagttattaggatttgatcggctcgctcgcatgtttcaacgacgtcaggttgctttcgctaaactagcagctcacgtgcttcctgcgtttgtgttattaaactgttactttatgtaaatTTTAaggatatcatcttgttagaaacacgtatatctgagagccaacccagtcgccaaaagcatacctacgttgacagtgtacgtttcgtgaacactggattacgtcgcatttcaacataaaatagcgtgttatacacacacacacacgcacgcacacgcacagacacacacacacacacacaagcacacacacacgcacagacacacagtgacagacacacacacacacacacacacacacacacacacacacacacacacacacacacacacacacacacacgcacacggtgcatttcgctgctaaaacaacaaaaaaaaaatattccctcaaatattattactttcaaaacgttggccaaaatggacatagtatcattttttatttgggatgcttctaggacattttgggtggattttgaacggtatgtggggggcacattttttgcaggacctggcaacccacttgctgagcctggactttcataatcttcgctctgtgaatgtaaaggatgtttggtcggatgttacgacgaagaatcataatgtgaatgggaatattctataaatctcttgatatcatctttcgtctcaacacttctgctgcagccacttaaagtctcactccgagaaccttaaaatatgaatcaatccattagaagtatgaaaatatcttcccggtggtgcaacagagcaaataaggtgtcctttgacatctgcgtttcgagacgattgcaacagtgccacacatgatcatatttgaatatgtttcggggtagtaattagctgtcgattttggaggcctttatcaataatgaccagctatagatttgcttcccgatggagatttttgacaaattacatgttaattagcatctacacgttaagctgagtccaatgagatcaagctcggcctcttgctacaccgagatcatgtcctagacctaggtgtccCATgtgctagagtgtcgttcttggtgtcattggactcagctcaacgtgtagatgctaaataacatgtaatttgtgacaaatctttatcgggaagcaaatcaatagctgctcagtattgattaaggcctccaatttcgacagctaattactaccattaaacatgttcgaatatgctcatgtgtggcaccgttgcaatcgcctggaagcgtagatgttgaaggacaccttgttcgtcctcctacgccaccgggaaggtatttacatgcttctgattgactaatgaattgattcagctattcccccagaagtctggggtcaaaaggtcaaaaggagacggcaccacgccggggtggatccagatctcgggcaacagcgcagggttgccaggtcctgcaaaaaacgtgccccccacataccgttcaaaatccacccaaaatgtcctagaagcatcccaaataaaaaatgatattattggccattttggccaacgttttgaaagtaataatatttgagggaatatttttttgttgttgttttagcagcgaaatgcaccgtgtgcgtgtgtttgtgtgtgtgtgtgtgtgtgtctgtgtctgtgtgtctgtgcgtgcgtgtgtgtgcttgtgtgtgcttgtgtgtgtgtgtctgtgcgtgtgcgtgcgtgtgtgtgtgtgtataacacgctattttatgttgaaatgcgacgtaatccagtgttcatgaaacgtacactgtcaacgtaggtatgcttttggcgactgggttggctctcagatatacgtgtttctaacaagatgatatcattaaaagttacataaagtaacagtttaataacacaaacgcaggaagcacgtgagctgctagtttagcgaaagcaacctgacgtcgttgaaacatgcgagtgagccgatcaaatcctaataactataaaactaaagatcagacacaatcactgactgaagattatgcaagtaaaaagtatatttctcgctaaaaatgttattagaaacacgttaaacggtgaatcggtcctaaaatattgcatttcccattcagataataaagattaataaagatcatacacattcactgactgaagattatgtaaggaaaatgtacatttctcgctagaaatgtcattagaaacgcgtttaatggtgtatctgtcctaaaatattgcatttcccattcagataataaagattaatataagctacgccgtgttccggagccgcgggggattctgggaattggggttctcagttgacaaatggggcttttgttaacttgttttgttgttaggattaagtggggttaatgggttcgggatgttatgtggttgtgtgttgttctattaacattgtccgtgtgttcattattgtcgacaccgtcaccgagagtgacgtgaccatcgtttcgtgcagctgttccgtgttgaagtctcgttcaataaaaaacaactctcgttgtcgagcgttcaataaaaaccaactctcgttgtcgagcgtgccccccccctacaaacgtgtctcccccccccttcaactaacgtgtcccccccccccccccccccctacaatcgtgtgtcgtcccccccccctcaacaaacgttcTCCccccgtgtctcccccccccccccccccccccccccccccccccccccctccccggtcaacaacagttcATACTGtgggtataacacgctattttttacgttgaaatgctacgtatccagtgttcatggaaacgtacaccgtagacgtattttcttggcgactgggttggtttggcgc
The Gadus morhua chromosome 7, gadMor3.0, whole genome shotgun sequence DNA segment above includes these coding regions:
- the fzd7b gene encoding frizzled-7b — translated: MMAPWTQTRACVWLTRYMLLTALLAPLLASQYHGEKGISIPEHGFCQPISIPLCTDIAYNQTIMPNLLGHTNQEDAGLEVHQFYPLVKVQCSLDLKFFLCSMYAPVCTVLEQAIPPCRSLCERARQGCEALMNKFGFQWPERLRCENFPVHGAGEICVGQNTTDSDSSPPASASRPTPHLPDLVTLPPFSGRGPKPFSCPLELQVPSYLNYNFMGVKDCGAPCELAKPHGLMYFREEELKFGKLWVGVWSILCCVSTLFTVLTYLVDMRRFRYPERPIIFLSGCYFMVAVVYTAGFFLDDKAVCIDKFKENGYRTVAQGTKKEGCTILFMILYFFGMASSIWWVILSLTWFLSAGMKWGHEAIEANSQYFHLAAWAVPAVKTITILAMGQVDGDLLTGVCYVGIHDVDSLRGFVLAPLFVYLFIGTSFLLAGFVSLFRIRTIMKHDGTKTEKLEKLMVRIGVFSVLYTVPATIVIACYFYEQAFRPQWERTWHQQTCKRFAVPCPAGDFAPVTPDFTVFMIKYLMTMIVGITSGFWIWSGKTLQSWRRFYRRLTNSAQGETTV